One Paenibacillus crassostreae DNA segment encodes these proteins:
- a CDS encoding NucA/NucB deoxyribonuclease domain-containing protein produces the protein MIEIPKAKDVIVVETEADYYIEFPVDRYPKTAAHIQEAIEAGYSAICTIDRAGAEDNRDESLKGIPTKKGYDRDEWPMAMCKEGGAGADIAYITPSDNRGAGSWVGNQLENYPDGSRVEFIFPDKINRDLTTD, from the coding sequence ATCATTGAGATACCTAAGGCTAAAGATGTTATTGTAGTTGAAACGGAAGCTGATTATTACATAGAGTTTCCAGTTGATCGTTATCCCAAAACGGCAGCCCACATACAGGAAGCTATTGAAGCTGGATATTCTGCGATCTGTACCATTGATCGGGCAGGAGCGGAAGATAATCGTGACGAATCGTTGAAGGGTATCCCTACTAAGAAAGGTTATGACCGGGATGAGTGGCCAATGGCCATGTGTAAGGAAGGCGGAGCAGGTGCTGATATTGCATACATAACGCCGAGTGACAATCGAGGGGCGGGAAGCTGGGTTGGTAATCAGCTTGAGAATTATCCAGATGGAAGTCGCGTGGAATTTATTTTTCCTGATA
- a CDS encoding uracil-DNA glycosylase, whose amino-acid sequence MFGNDWDTQLQDEIRKTYFIELQQKISDQYEHHTILPPRDYLFQALKLTSYHTTKAVILGQDPYHGVGQAHGLSFSVMHGVPIPPSLRNIHKELATDLQVGPPNHGSLEDWANEGVLLLNTVLTVQEGQPASHQGMGWENFTDAIIQKLNERVQPVVFILWGSHAQKKTSLIDMSKHKVIKSSHPSPLAAYRGFFGSKPFSQSNAFLESVGVLPINWRIPKR is encoded by the coding sequence TTGTTTGGTAATGATTGGGATACACAATTGCAAGACGAAATAAGAAAGACTTATTTCATTGAATTACAGCAAAAAATAAGTGATCAATATGAACATCATACAATACTTCCTCCCAGAGATTATCTGTTTCAAGCGCTTAAACTGACGTCATATCACACGACGAAAGCTGTAATATTAGGTCAAGACCCTTACCATGGTGTTGGACAAGCTCATGGACTAAGTTTCTCGGTTATGCACGGAGTACCTATTCCACCTTCTCTGAGAAATATTCATAAAGAATTAGCGACAGATTTGCAGGTGGGGCCTCCTAATCATGGTTCTCTTGAGGATTGGGCGAATGAAGGGGTTCTTTTGTTAAATACCGTACTCACCGTGCAGGAGGGGCAACCAGCTTCTCACCAGGGCATGGGGTGGGAGAACTTTACGGATGCTATTATTCAGAAATTAAATGAACGTGTGCAACCCGTGGTGTTTATTCTATGGGGAAGTCATGCGCAGAAGAAAACGTCGCTGATCGATATGAGTAAACATAAGGTGATAAAATCAAGTCATCCGAGTCCGTTGGCTGCCTATCGTGGATTTTTCGGAAGTAAACCTTTCTCGCAGAGTAATGCATTTCTAGAATCTGTTGGAGTATTGCCGATTAACTGGCGTATCCCTAAAAGATAA